The following coding sequences lie in one Lolium perenne isolate Kyuss_39 chromosome 2, Kyuss_2.0, whole genome shotgun sequence genomic window:
- the LOC127331547 gene encoding uncharacterized protein isoform X3: MARRGARGDGFLHGEAPSKRPAFRGCRGGRRDRYRISGHQCMFRVNGHGGYTHCGDVPDYPSSNDDSHDEASSSSDDFGVIVNSRRKRFLDDALFEFFSKEAIKSLKRDFSNFCRGSDVWKENKRAKLSGVDKSCFTVYSSKYFFEVLHRLTVEQKSVIQKFGFSCLLVFAKTHIPSSFIRWLSSCVDSQSSQIIVDDKIINISKDSLHYVLGFPNSGVEVVDDSDGGADFIMSLFHHITFFGDKLRFSKTLSDQEIFVCFMQIAISCFLCPSGNDRLDTKYIKQLGDCEQARSFDICQLVYNHLILGITKTLKFIKVKGRKPNSFEFCSYALAISMIIFIVLFNFYSKFHCSFLSLFPFPLFFLPSLQVHYLDCLDFGVHTVGSGIPRAVSWSGDMIVEYSELDRKGQRSFGRRRLRTDLPGYYLNNQRTNMGNTNCMNLGTHFHSLSAQFKQSLHDKFGIVLDGKIIDGIFETVQCTNSSHCGNNNMLESLTHDVLDFLSNAWPGYKSCRTVPTDLGHLDTPVALASKHVVQDSNITAPKMHPVAKFKSRLTLHLPENRAPDLCQSDLISPIGRLSLSPSARVKEASKVQVTSAIQKLVSKPSEGSKEAPIRVGDTTPKTILKADDSPEVVISGTSTFKDRQKQLADEADAVYNKKVHAKSSHVNNTLKTGGANLQVQAEVVEVVDVDKLIPKRTPKVNGFVTLQPKNSLVFPLPENSRFPVSDDDIMHFCAIVELAYTDRVQKNYALEYHGVHCSFISLGQTLMPDGHIDNFLIPCFCRKLFEDNHPSKSGRHYFFSYIGESILELSNPMHENMVRTSFLGAASASKGKRLDFSDRIKKFTTLWYKIFNTDEPNFKKFQVMTPNMPKQGNAHDCGVFQMKALEVFDPTKDLRKEFSKADIIHMRIQYANRLFFHNGNKADRSLVTNYYVKDDFIRQLRWMWMLNIFVLKNNLLCVMFFSLLIYHVFCTSLL; this comes from the exons ATGGCTCGCCGTGGAGCCAGAGGAGATGGTTTCCTCCATGGTGAAGCTCCCAGCAAGCGACCTGCGTTTCGAGGATGCCGTGGAGGCCGTCGGGATCG GTATCGTATCAGCGGCCACCAGTGCATGTTTCGTGTGAATGGGCATGGTGGTTATACTCATTGTGGCGACGTGCCTGATTATCCTTCATCAAATGACGATAGCCATGATGAAGCCAGCTCATCCAGTGATGACTTTGGA GTTATTGTGAATTCAAGGAGGAAGAGATTTTTAGATGATGCGTTGTTTGAGTTTTTCAGCAAGGAG GCTATTAAGTCCTTGAAGAGAGATTTCTCAAATTTCTGCAGGGGTTCCGATGTATGGAAAGAG AATAAAAGGGCAAAGTTATCTGGAGTTGACAAGTCGTGCTTCACTGTTTATTCATCTAAGTATTTTTTCGAAGTGTTGCATAGGCTTACTGTGGAGCAGAAGTCTGTTATTCAGAAGTTTGGTTTCAGTTGTTTACTCGTTTTTGCGAAGACTCACATTCCTTCATCTTTCATCCGTTGGCTCTCAAGTTGTGTTGACTCCCAATCCTCTCAAATTATTGTCGATGACAAGATAATAAATATTTCTAAAGATTCTCTTCATTATGTTCTTGGCTTTCCCAATTCTGGTGTTGAGGTTGTTGATGACAGTGATGGTGGAGCGGACTTCATTATGTCTCTGTTCCATCACATCACGTTTTTTGGCGACAAGCTAAGATTCAGCAAAACTCTTTCTGATCAAGAGATCTTTGTTTGTTTCATGCAAATTGCCATATCTTGTTTCCTTTGCCCATCTGGTAATGACCGCTTAGACACCAAATACATAAAGCAGCTTGGGGATTGTGAACAAGCTAGAAGCTTTGATATTTGTCAGTTAGTCTACAACCATCTCATTCTTGGAATCACAAAAACTTTGAAGTTCATAAAAGTTAAAGGAAGGAAACCTAATTCATTTGAGTTTTGTTCATATGCCCTTGCAATAAGTATGATCATTTTCATTGTTCTTTTTAATTTTTATTCAAAGTTTCATTGTTCTTTTTTGAGTTTGTTCCCTTTTCCTTTATTTTTTTTGCCGTCTTTGCAGGTGCACTATCTAGACTGCCTTGATTTTGGTGTTCACACTGTTGGTAGTGGAATTCCTAGGGCAGTTTCGTGGTCTGGTGATATGATTGTAGAGTATTCTGAATTGGACCGTAAAGGCCAAAGATCATTTGGGCGCAGACGCTTGAGAACAGATCTCCCCGGCTACTACCTAAACAAT CAGAGAACTAACATGGGCAACACGAATTGCATGAACCTTGGTACACATTTTCATTCTTTATCAGCACAATTCAAGCAATCACTTCACGATAAATTTGGCATTGTTTTGGATGGGAAG ATAATTGATGGCATCTTTGAAACTGTTCAGTGTACTAATTCATCTCATTGTGGGAACAACAACATGTTAGAAAGTTTAACTCATGATGTTCTAGATTTTTTATCAAATGCATGGCCTGGGTACAAGAGCTGCAGAACTGTTCCGACTGATTTGGGTCATTTGG ATACCCCAGTTGCCCTTGCAAGTAAACATGTTGTTCAAGACTCCAATATCACAG CCCCAAAA atgcatccTGTAGCTAAGTTCAAGTCAAGATTAACTCTTCATTTGCCTGAAAACCGTGCACCGGATCTTTGCCAATCTGATCTTATATCCCCCATTGGCCGTTTGAGTTTGTCACCTTCTGCACGTGTCAAG GAAGCTAGCAAGGTACAGGTTACCTCTGCAATTCAGAAGTTGGTATCAAAACCATCTGAGGGAAGCAAAGAAGCTCCAATCCGTGTTGGCGACACCACGCCCAAAACCATCTTG AAAGCAGATGACTCCCCTGAAGTTGTAATCAGCGGTACATCAACCTTTAAGGATCGGCAAAAACAACTTGCTGATGAAGCTGATGCAGTTTACAACAAAAAGGTGCATGCCAAATCCAGTCATGTCAATAATACTTTGAAAACGGGTGGAGCCAACTTGCAAGTTCAGGCAGAAGTTGTTGAGGTAGTAGATGTTGACAAGTTGATTCCAAAACGCACACCCAAAGTAAATGGGTTTGTCACTCTCCAGCCAAAGAATAGTCTTGTATTTCCTCTACCAGAGAATTCACGCTTCCCCGTATCAGATGATGATATCATGCATTTTTGCGCAATTGTTGAGTTGGCGTACACTGATCGAGTTCAGAA GAACTATGCGTTGGAATACCATGGAGTCCACTGCAGTTTTATATCCCTTGGTCAGACTCTTATGCCTGATGGCCACATTGACAACTTTCTAATACCTTGTTTCTGCCGGAAGCTGTTTGAGGATAACCATCCTTCGAAATCTGGGAGACATTACTTCTTTTCATACATAGGA GAAAGCATACTTGAGTTATCTAATCCGATGCATGAGAACATGGTTCGTACTTCATTCCTTGGTGCTGCTTCTGCTAGCAAAGGCAAAAGACTTGATTTCTCTGACAGG ATTAAAAAATTTACCACTCTTTGGTATAAGATCTTCAACACCGATGAaccaaatttcaaaaaattccaaGTAATGACTCCGAACATGCCTAAGCAGGGAAATGC GCATGATTGCGGTGTCTTCCAAATGAAGGCTCTGGAAGTGTTTGATCCCACGAAGGACCTCCGCAAAGAGTTCAGTAAAGCTGATATTATTCATATGCGTATTCAGTATGCGAACCGTCTATTCTTCCATAACGGCAACAAAGCTGATCGTAGCCTAGTTACGAACTACTATGTTAAG GATGATTTTATCCGCCAGCTCCGTTGGATGTGGATGCTCAATATTTTTGTGTTGAAGAACAACCTTTTATGTGTCATGTTTTTTTCTTTGCTAATATATCATGTCTTTTGTACATCATTGTTGTAA
- the LOC127331547 gene encoding uncharacterized protein isoform X2, translating to MARRGARGDGFLHGEAPSKRPAFRGCRGGRRDRYRISGHQCMFRVNGHGGYTHCGDVPDYPSSNDDSHDEASSSSDDFGVIVNSRRKRFLDDALFEFFSKEAIKSLKRDFSNFCRGSDVWKENKRAKLSGVDKSCFTVYSSKYFFEVLHRLTVEQKSVIQKFGFSCLLVFAKTHIPSSFIRWLSSCVDSQSSQIIVDDKIINISKDSLHYVLGFPNSGVEVVDDSDGGADFIMSLFHHITFFGDKLRFSKTLSDQEIFVCFMQIAISCFLCPSGNDRLDTKYIKQLGDCEQARSFDICQLVYNHLILGITKTLKFIKVKGRKPNSFEFCSYALAISMIIFIVLFNFYSKFHCSFLSLFPFPLFFLPSLQVHYLDCLDFGVHTVGSGIPRAVSWSGDMIVEYSELDRKGQRSFGRRRLRTDLPGYYLNNRTNMGNTNCMNLGTHFHSLSAQFKQSLHDKFGIVLDGKIIDGIFETVQCTNSSHCGNNNMLESLTHDVLDFLSNAWPGYKSCRTVPTDLGHLDTPVALASKHVVQDSNITAPKMHPVAKFKSRLTLHLPENRAPDLCQSDLISPIGRLSLSPSARVKEASKVQVTSAIQKLVSKPSEGSKEAPIRVGDTTPKTILKADDSPEVVISGTSTFKDRQKQLADEADAVYNKKVHAKSSHVNNTLKTGGANLQVQAEVVEVVDVDKLIPKRTPKVNGFVTLQPKNSLVFPLPENSRFPVSDDDIMHFCAIVELAYTDRVQKNYALEYHGVHCSFISLGQTLMPDGHIDNFLIPCFCRKLFEDNHPSKSGRHYFFSYIGESILELSNPMHENMVRTSFLGAASASKGKRLDFSDRLFFPICHLEHWFTFVVDFKFKLFAFLDSFYGPTSDYQIAVRAPLIKKFTTLWYKIFNTDEPNFKKFQVMTPNMPKQGNAHDCGVFQMKALEVFDPTKDLRKEFSKADIIHMRIQYANRLFFHNGNKADRSLVTNYYVKDDFIRQLRWMWMLNIFVLKNNLLCVMFFSLLIYHVFCTSLL from the exons ATGGCTCGCCGTGGAGCCAGAGGAGATGGTTTCCTCCATGGTGAAGCTCCCAGCAAGCGACCTGCGTTTCGAGGATGCCGTGGAGGCCGTCGGGATCG GTATCGTATCAGCGGCCACCAGTGCATGTTTCGTGTGAATGGGCATGGTGGTTATACTCATTGTGGCGACGTGCCTGATTATCCTTCATCAAATGACGATAGCCATGATGAAGCCAGCTCATCCAGTGATGACTTTGGA GTTATTGTGAATTCAAGGAGGAAGAGATTTTTAGATGATGCGTTGTTTGAGTTTTTCAGCAAGGAG GCTATTAAGTCCTTGAAGAGAGATTTCTCAAATTTCTGCAGGGGTTCCGATGTATGGAAAGAG AATAAAAGGGCAAAGTTATCTGGAGTTGACAAGTCGTGCTTCACTGTTTATTCATCTAAGTATTTTTTCGAAGTGTTGCATAGGCTTACTGTGGAGCAGAAGTCTGTTATTCAGAAGTTTGGTTTCAGTTGTTTACTCGTTTTTGCGAAGACTCACATTCCTTCATCTTTCATCCGTTGGCTCTCAAGTTGTGTTGACTCCCAATCCTCTCAAATTATTGTCGATGACAAGATAATAAATATTTCTAAAGATTCTCTTCATTATGTTCTTGGCTTTCCCAATTCTGGTGTTGAGGTTGTTGATGACAGTGATGGTGGAGCGGACTTCATTATGTCTCTGTTCCATCACATCACGTTTTTTGGCGACAAGCTAAGATTCAGCAAAACTCTTTCTGATCAAGAGATCTTTGTTTGTTTCATGCAAATTGCCATATCTTGTTTCCTTTGCCCATCTGGTAATGACCGCTTAGACACCAAATACATAAAGCAGCTTGGGGATTGTGAACAAGCTAGAAGCTTTGATATTTGTCAGTTAGTCTACAACCATCTCATTCTTGGAATCACAAAAACTTTGAAGTTCATAAAAGTTAAAGGAAGGAAACCTAATTCATTTGAGTTTTGTTCATATGCCCTTGCAATAAGTATGATCATTTTCATTGTTCTTTTTAATTTTTATTCAAAGTTTCATTGTTCTTTTTTGAGTTTGTTCCCTTTTCCTTTATTTTTTTTGCCGTCTTTGCAGGTGCACTATCTAGACTGCCTTGATTTTGGTGTTCACACTGTTGGTAGTGGAATTCCTAGGGCAGTTTCGTGGTCTGGTGATATGATTGTAGAGTATTCTGAATTGGACCGTAAAGGCCAAAGATCATTTGGGCGCAGACGCTTGAGAACAGATCTCCCCGGCTACTACCTAAACAAT AGAACTAACATGGGCAACACGAATTGCATGAACCTTGGTACACATTTTCATTCTTTATCAGCACAATTCAAGCAATCACTTCACGATAAATTTGGCATTGTTTTGGATGGGAAG ATAATTGATGGCATCTTTGAAACTGTTCAGTGTACTAATTCATCTCATTGTGGGAACAACAACATGTTAGAAAGTTTAACTCATGATGTTCTAGATTTTTTATCAAATGCATGGCCTGGGTACAAGAGCTGCAGAACTGTTCCGACTGATTTGGGTCATTTGG ATACCCCAGTTGCCCTTGCAAGTAAACATGTTGTTCAAGACTCCAATATCACAG CCCCAAAA atgcatccTGTAGCTAAGTTCAAGTCAAGATTAACTCTTCATTTGCCTGAAAACCGTGCACCGGATCTTTGCCAATCTGATCTTATATCCCCCATTGGCCGTTTGAGTTTGTCACCTTCTGCACGTGTCAAG GAAGCTAGCAAGGTACAGGTTACCTCTGCAATTCAGAAGTTGGTATCAAAACCATCTGAGGGAAGCAAAGAAGCTCCAATCCGTGTTGGCGACACCACGCCCAAAACCATCTTG AAAGCAGATGACTCCCCTGAAGTTGTAATCAGCGGTACATCAACCTTTAAGGATCGGCAAAAACAACTTGCTGATGAAGCTGATGCAGTTTACAACAAAAAGGTGCATGCCAAATCCAGTCATGTCAATAATACTTTGAAAACGGGTGGAGCCAACTTGCAAGTTCAGGCAGAAGTTGTTGAGGTAGTAGATGTTGACAAGTTGATTCCAAAACGCACACCCAAAGTAAATGGGTTTGTCACTCTCCAGCCAAAGAATAGTCTTGTATTTCCTCTACCAGAGAATTCACGCTTCCCCGTATCAGATGATGATATCATGCATTTTTGCGCAATTGTTGAGTTGGCGTACACTGATCGAGTTCAGAA GAACTATGCGTTGGAATACCATGGAGTCCACTGCAGTTTTATATCCCTTGGTCAGACTCTTATGCCTGATGGCCACATTGACAACTTTCTAATACCTTGTTTCTGCCGGAAGCTGTTTGAGGATAACCATCCTTCGAAATCTGGGAGACATTACTTCTTTTCATACATAGGA GAAAGCATACTTGAGTTATCTAATCCGATGCATGAGAACATGGTTCGTACTTCATTCCTTGGTGCTGCTTCTGCTAGCAAAGGCAAAAGACTTGATTTCTCTGACAGG TTATTTTTCCCAATATGTCATTTGGAACATTGGTTTACTTTCGTGGTCGACTTCAAGTTTAAGCTGTTTGCTTTTCTCGATTCATTCTATGGCCCAACTTCTGATTATCAGATTGCAGTTCGTGCTCCTTTA ATTAAAAAATTTACCACTCTTTGGTATAAGATCTTCAACACCGATGAaccaaatttcaaaaaattccaaGTAATGACTCCGAACATGCCTAAGCAGGGAAATGC GCATGATTGCGGTGTCTTCCAAATGAAGGCTCTGGAAGTGTTTGATCCCACGAAGGACCTCCGCAAAGAGTTCAGTAAAGCTGATATTATTCATATGCGTATTCAGTATGCGAACCGTCTATTCTTCCATAACGGCAACAAAGCTGATCGTAGCCTAGTTACGAACTACTATGTTAAG GATGATTTTATCCGCCAGCTCCGTTGGATGTGGATGCTCAATATTTTTGTGTTGAAGAACAACCTTTTATGTGTCATGTTTTTTTCTTTGCTAATATATCATGTCTTTTGTACATCATTGTTGTAA